A window of the Methanoregula sp. genome harbors these coding sequences:
- a CDS encoding archaellin/type IV pilin N-terminal domain-containing protein produces MSLFPGNTDAASPVIAGVLTIAITLILAMLVLLFFHMPDFEPHDTEVPAIFKITNILHGTNFDSSMVVKNTGSIGYQNQNLYAKTYKNGLPLDCIIPTMNGHDFISSHHFGIQYIAGMTKQTWNVDQSIRIDYKDRTFHPGDKITFEVYDSTTEQILSRHTYCA; encoded by the coding sequence TTGTCTTTATTTCCCGGGAATACTGATGCGGCATCTCCGGTAATTGCCGGGGTCCTCACCATAGCGATAACGCTAATTCTGGCAATGCTTGTCCTCCTCTTCTTTCATATGCCGGATTTTGAACCGCATGACACGGAAGTGCCTGCGATTTTCAAAATTACCAATATCTTACATGGCACAAATTTTGATAGTTCCATGGTGGTGAAAAATACGGGTTCAATCGGATATCAAAACCAGAACCTGTATGCTAAAACCTACAAAAACGGGCTCCCCCTGGATTGCATTATTCCAACCATGAACGGACATGATTTTATCAGTTCACACCATTTTGGCATCCAGTATATCGCGGGGATGACTAAACAAACCTGGAACGTTGATCAATCGATCAGGATCGATTACAAGGACAGGACATTCCACCCGGGAGATAAGATCACATTTGAAGTGTACGATTCGACAACAGAACAGATCCTGTCGCGCCATACGTACTGCGCGTAA
- a CDS encoding rubredoxin — translation MTQEEKCKRWVCLECHYIFDPVKGDPKNGIACGTAWKDVPDTWRCPECKILKAKKGVFKRLDD, via the coding sequence ATGACACAGGAAGAAAAATGTAAGCGTTGGGTATGCCTGGAATGCCACTATATATTTGACCCGGTAAAGGGAGATCCAAAAAACGGCATTGCCTGTGGAACGGCATGGAAAGATGTACCTGATACGTGGCGATGTCCCGAATGCAAAATTCTTAAGGCAAAAAAAGGCGTATTCAAACGACTGGATGACTGA
- a CDS encoding DUF99 family protein, producing the protein MHIPKKGLRAFGIAESYSGRTSSTLAGVVMRKDLRIDGFSFGDVTVGGMDATDCILAMVRDLNRRDINVIMLSGCVIAWFNIVDPARICQETGIPVICVTYEDSYGLETDIRYHFPGDEDRINAYRKLGERIPVILHTNQTIFLRAWGLDPADAMKLCNDFTLEGKIPEPLRVARLCSRQLIKHRSGHRLPLINKADCPEERIHKY; encoded by the coding sequence ATGCACATCCCGAAAAAAGGGCTGCGCGCTTTTGGCATTGCAGAAAGTTATTCCGGCCGCACCAGTTCCACGCTGGCAGGAGTGGTGATGCGAAAGGATCTCCGGATAGATGGCTTCTCGTTTGGAGATGTGACGGTTGGGGGAATGGATGCTACGGACTGTATCCTTGCCATGGTGCGTGATCTTAACCGGCGTGATATCAATGTCATTATGTTATCCGGTTGTGTAATTGCATGGTTCAATATAGTGGATCCAGCACGCATTTGTCAAGAAACCGGAATTCCGGTTATCTGTGTCACTTACGAAGACTCATACGGGCTTGAAACGGACATCAGGTATCATTTTCCCGGTGATGAGGACAGAATCAATGCATACAGGAAACTGGGAGAGCGTATACCCGTGATTCTTCACACAAACCAGACCATTTTTCTCCGGGCATGGGGGTTGGACCCAGCGGATGCAATGAAATTATGCAATGATTTTACTCTTGAGGGAAAGATTCCGGAACCTCTTCGTGTTGCGCGGCTTTGTTCCCGCCAGTTGATAAAACATCGATCAGGTCATCGTCTCCCCTTAATCAATAAAGCGGATTGCCCGGAGGAGAGAATTCATAAATATTAA
- the aglJ gene encoding S-layer glycoprotein N-glycosyltransferase AglJ: MKFNKDEVCILIPTLNEGPTIGSVVREFTALGYTHILVIDGKSTDNTVKSAREAGATVRTQSGTGKGNAIIEAFEVIEQPYILMLDGDGTYSAKDAEKMLTPLFLGFDQVIGDRLINAEEGSFSHMNLFGNHMLNLLFKVAHSRDLHDILSGYRAFTKLAIQQMHLKEKGFEIETEISVESVRNGQRVMVVPIKYSSRPGTATKLSPFHDGIKIVSTIYRLARVNNPMFYFGMMGLFTTVLGLLVGVFVVLEWLHNIEHIPLTILTVLLIVVGIEIFMFGMISDMLLIFHREIIREIQLLEPPKHPK, from the coding sequence ATGAAATTCAACAAAGATGAGGTCTGCATATTAATTCCCACGTTGAACGAAGGTCCGACAATCGGCTCTGTCGTCCGGGAGTTCACCGCGCTCGGGTATACTCATATCCTGGTCATTGATGGTAAGAGCACGGACAATACCGTGAAAAGCGCCCGTGAGGCCGGAGCAACTGTTCGTACACAATCCGGAACGGGAAAGGGAAATGCAATCATCGAGGCGTTTGAGGTAATAGAGCAGCCCTATATCCTCATGCTTGACGGTGATGGTACGTATTCTGCAAAAGATGCGGAAAAGATGCTGACACCTTTGTTTTTGGGATTTGATCAGGTTATCGGCGATCGCCTCATCAATGCTGAAGAGGGTTCATTTTCCCATATGAATCTCTTTGGAAACCATATGCTCAATCTCCTCTTCAAGGTCGCCCACAGCCGGGATCTGCATGATATCCTTTCCGGGTATCGGGCTTTTACCAAGCTTGCAATCCAGCAGATGCACTTAAAAGAGAAGGGATTTGAGATCGAGACCGAGATATCTGTTGAATCCGTCAGAAACGGCCAGCGGGTAATGGTAGTACCGATAAAGTATTCCAGCCGTCCGGGCACAGCAACAAAACTATCCCCCTTCCACGATGGCATCAAGATCGTCAGCACCATCTACCGGCTTGCGCGGGTGAACAACCCGATGTTCTATTTTGGCATGATGGGCCTTTTCACAACGGTTCTTGGTCTGCTTGTGGGTGTCTTTGTAGTACTCGAATGGTTGCACAACATCGAGCACATCCCGCTCACTATTCTTACGGTGCTTCTTATCGTTGTAGGTATTGAGATCTTCATGTTCGGGATGATCAGCGATATGCTGCTTATCTTTCACCGGGAGATCATCCGGGAGATCCAGCTCCTGGAGCCTCCAAAACATCCTAAGTAA
- a CDS encoding aldolase: MYSGEFERIGKRLFAEHLVGGNFGNMSIRTSNGGFFIKRTGACLDIATEPVFVPLSGNAPKEASSEYRVHREVYNRSNHMAIVHAHPPYAVAASLVMEQIVPEDSEGEMLCPLIPVVTGEPGSQEIADNVARALTTSKLVIARGHGTFAAGATLDEAYVLTSLAEHSCRILALKRQFL; the protein is encoded by the coding sequence ATGTATTCTGGTGAATTTGAACGGATAGGAAAACGGCTGTTTGCAGAACACCTTGTCGGGGGCAACTTTGGTAATATGAGCATACGGACCAGCAACGGAGGTTTTTTTATCAAGCGCACGGGTGCCTGCCTTGACATTGCCACCGAGCCGGTGTTTGTCCCCCTCTCAGGTAATGCACCGAAAGAAGCGTCAAGTGAGTACCGGGTGCATCGCGAAGTCTATAACCGTTCAAATCACATGGCCATTGTTCACGCCCATCCCCCGTATGCAGTTGCCGCATCGCTGGTGATGGAACAGATTGTGCCGGAAGACAGTGAAGGCGAGATGCTCTGTCCGCTCATTCCCGTGGTGACGGGTGAGCCGGGTTCGCAGGAGATTGCTGACAATGTAGCGCGTGCACTTACTACATCGAAACTGGTCATCGCCCGGGGACATGGAACGTTTGCTGCCGGTGCAACTCTCGATGAAGCATATGTGTTAACCTCACTTGCCGAGCATTCCTGCCGGATACTTGCATTGAAACGACAGTTTCTTTAA
- a CDS encoding Fe-S cluster assembly protein HesB → MSESSSIKVQRIVRSLAGHYGEIDWWPGDTDEVMIGAILTQQTRWENVERALLELRGKELNCMRSLYAAEKKDIEEAIRCTGFFRIKAQRLQSLAAHVLESYGSVDRMNHVPTGKLRDGLLSVKGIGDETADSILCFGFSRTSFVIDAYTEKIVRCIGIKDKRQELKTLFEKVLAGDPKVYRQTHAHIVEYAKEFCGKKRCSECILVNLNG, encoded by the coding sequence ATGTCGGAATCCAGTTCCATTAAGGTGCAGCGTATTGTCCGGTCACTTGCCGGTCATTATGGCGAGATTGACTGGTGGCCGGGCGACACGGATGAAGTGATGATCGGTGCAATTCTTACTCAGCAGACCCGTTGGGAGAATGTAGAGCGGGCACTGCTTGAACTGCGGGGGAAAGAACTGAACTGTATGCGTTCGTTGTATGCTGCAGAAAAAAAAGATATCGAAGAGGCCATACGGTGCACGGGTTTTTTCCGGATCAAGGCACAGCGCCTGCAATCTCTTGCCGCCCATGTTTTGGAATCATATGGTAGTGTGGACCGGATGAATCATGTTCCAACAGGAAAACTCCGGGACGGTTTGCTCAGTGTTAAAGGAATCGGTGATGAAACTGCCGACAGCATCCTCTGTTTTGGTTTTTCACGGACCAGTTTTGTGATTGACGCATATACCGAAAAGATCGTGCGATGTATAGGTATTAAGGATAAACGGCAGGAATTAAAAACCCTGTTTGAAAAGGTACTTGCCGGTGATCCGAAAGTGTACCGACAGACTCATGCCCATATCGTGGAATATGCAAAAGAGTTCTGCGGAAAAAAGAGGTGCAGTGAATGTATTCTGGTGAATTTGAACGGATAG
- the npdG gene encoding NADPH-dependent F420 reductase, with protein MKIGIVGGTGDIGEGMALRLSPLYDIIVGSRDKERAENVCKCTLDVCEQRGKNAGTLVGASNQDAVTCADIVILAIPYKHLASTIESLDCFEDKIVISPVNPMEKRNFFEFVPPAEGSAALLVQKMLPKSTRVCSAFNTIAANKWRALDEELAYSVPVCGDDADAKSEVMGIVNNISKLQAFDAGPLAVSCMVESLTPLLLNIARYNKMRDVGIQFH; from the coding sequence GTGAAGATCGGTATTGTCGGAGGAACCGGTGATATTGGTGAAGGAATGGCCCTGCGCCTTTCGCCACTGTACGATATCATTGTGGGATCCCGAGATAAGGAACGAGCAGAGAATGTCTGCAAGTGTACCCTTGATGTGTGTGAACAGCGTGGCAAAAATGCCGGCACACTCGTTGGTGCATCGAACCAGGATGCAGTAACCTGTGCAGATATCGTGATCCTTGCCATCCCGTATAAACACCTGGCGAGTACTATTGAATCACTGGACTGTTTTGAAGACAAGATTGTGATTAGTCCTGTCAACCCCATGGAGAAACGTAATTTCTTTGAATTCGTTCCTCCGGCTGAGGGATCGGCAGCTCTCCTTGTGCAGAAGATGCTGCCCAAAAGTACACGGGTCTGTTCCGCGTTTAACACCATTGCGGCTAACAAGTGGCGTGCGCTTGACGAGGAACTTGCGTATTCAGTACCGGTCTGCGGGGATGATGCAGATGCAAAAAGTGAGGTAATGGGTATTGTAAACAACATCTCGAAACTCCAGGCATTCGATGCAGGTCCGCTTGCCGTTTCCTGTATGGTAGAGTCACTCACCCCATTGCTTCTCAATATTGCACGGTACAACAAGATGCGGGATGTCGGAATCCAGTTCCATTAA
- the trxA gene encoding thioredoxin: protein MSKPVLFDFFATWCGPCKMQTPILDELAKKMGASVEIRKVDVDQHMDLAEKYGIRVVPTLIIEKDEKIIQSMEGVTDLATLEKLLKPLVE, encoded by the coding sequence ATGAGCAAACCAGTCTTGTTTGATTTTTTTGCCACATGGTGCGGTCCCTGCAAAATGCAGACGCCCATTTTAGATGAACTTGCAAAAAAGATGGGAGCTTCTGTTGAGATCCGGAAAGTTGATGTCGATCAACACATGGATCTGGCAGAGAAATATGGAATCCGTGTTGTACCAACACTCATTATAGAAAAGGATGAAAAAATTATCCAGTCTATGGAAGGAGTTACGGATCTCGCAACTCTCGAAAAACTCCTAAAACCTCTGGTGGAATAA
- a CDS encoding preprotein translocase subunit SecD translates to MNAAELKALVTDWRVAMLIILVVLSVVAIFPHVDQNGKMASNLQYGLDLQQGSWLQLEFRAEVVGFTTDRPVEEFITDLSKKLDTEVLLVDATHLEIRKYYSQADLEAIFTAAGGKITTYQQGVSKSTAEDVKRILESKINTLGTKDAKVNTLIGLNNVGRYIRVELAGVDMKQAQEIVGKQGKFEIRILTVGNESEHVIFGDAITSVQNPSQEPAGSDHWGVGFSLSDAGAAAFREGAIKYGATVDPEHHNLVMLLDNKTVYSAPLSEDLAGKLQAETIRQLFASTGSGKAGTTQATNLEIHLRAGALPVDVTIAGSGGVSAPLGERYKMMALLAGIFALITVGLVIYFRYREPSIVLPMVLINASEIVILLGIISLIKFQLDLPTIAGLIAVVGTGIDQLVVITDEILHEGKVPSPNLYLKRLSRALGIIVVAAATVVIAMLPLALMDLSTLKGFAIITILGVLVGVLVTRPAYGKIIMQILSK, encoded by the coding sequence ATGAACGCAGCTGAGTTAAAAGCACTCGTGACTGACTGGCGGGTAGCCATGCTCATCATCCTTGTTGTTCTTTCTGTAGTGGCGATATTTCCCCATGTCGATCAGAATGGCAAGATGGCCTCCAATCTTCAGTATGGCCTTGATCTTCAGCAGGGGTCGTGGTTACAGCTCGAATTCCGCGCGGAAGTCGTAGGATTTACTACGGATCGTCCGGTTGAAGAGTTTATCACAGATCTTTCCAAGAAGCTGGACACGGAGGTCCTGCTCGTTGACGCTACACACCTTGAGATACGGAAATATTATTCCCAGGCCGATCTCGAAGCGATATTTACTGCTGCTGGTGGAAAAATCACCACCTACCAGCAGGGTGTTTCAAAATCCACTGCTGAAGATGTCAAGCGTATTCTTGAAAGCAAGATCAACACCCTTGGCACCAAGGATGCAAAGGTCAACACCCTGATTGGCTTGAATAATGTAGGCCGTTATATCCGTGTCGAACTAGCCGGCGTAGATATGAAACAGGCCCAGGAAATTGTCGGAAAACAGGGTAAATTCGAGATTCGTATCCTGACTGTCGGAAACGAGAGCGAACATGTAATTTTTGGCGATGCCATTACCAGTGTCCAGAACCCATCCCAGGAACCTGCAGGCAGTGATCACTGGGGAGTAGGCTTTTCCTTAAGCGATGCGGGTGCAGCAGCATTCCGTGAAGGGGCAATAAAATATGGAGCAACCGTTGATCCTGAGCACCACAACCTGGTCATGCTTCTTGACAACAAAACGGTGTACTCTGCTCCCTTGTCCGAAGACCTTGCCGGTAAACTTCAGGCAGAAACCATAAGGCAGCTTTTCGCATCAACCGGTTCCGGGAAAGCCGGAACCACTCAGGCAACGAACCTGGAAATCCACCTGCGGGCAGGAGCTCTTCCTGTTGATGTGACGATCGCCGGCTCCGGAGGGGTATCTGCCCCCCTTGGTGAACGTTATAAAATGATGGCATTGCTTGCCGGTATTTTTGCGCTCATAACAGTCGGGTTAGTCATCTACTTCAGGTACCGGGAACCGAGCATTGTGTTACCCATGGTGTTGATCAATGCCTCGGAAATTGTTATTCTCCTTGGAATTATCAGTCTCATCAAGTTCCAGCTGGATCTCCCGACCATCGCCGGTTTGATTGCAGTCGTAGGTACGGGTATCGACCAACTGGTCGTTATCACGGATGAGATCCTGCATGAAGGCAAGGTTCCTTCACCGAATCTCTACTTAAAGAGACTTTCCCGGGCACTGGGAATCATCGTCGTTGCTGCAGCAACCGTAGTGATTGCGATGCTGCCCCTTGCGCTCATGGATCTCTCCACGCTCAAGGGATTTGCGATCATTACCATCCTCGGTGTACTGGTAGGAGTACTGGTTACCCGACCGGCATACGGTAAGATCATCATGCAGATCCTCTCCAAGTAA
- a CDS encoding protein translocase subunit SecF, whose protein sequence is MGLFKYNIEKYSPKQLVIIPLVLLVISIVLLALNMATTGMPVTPGIDFSGGTAVTLDTSDTRDQIQATFAGYPLTDISEGVNNGKFLKFSTMDDAKFQSLTALITQKYPDAKIDQIGESFGKTLQYQAVIALIFSFIGMAIVIFLAFRTFVPAAAVVLSAFADMVMTAAAMNIIGIPLTLGTVAALLMLIGYSVDSDILLTNRVLKRQGKLNEKLTGAFQTGIIMTSTTLAATAALFLVSWFGSVQILMEISAVLLLGLVFDILNTWLTNAGILKWYAQKGGAK, encoded by the coding sequence ATGGGATTGTTCAAATATAACATCGAAAAATATTCACCAAAACAACTGGTGATAATCCCGCTGGTTCTTCTTGTCATTTCGATCGTACTGCTTGCGCTCAATATGGCAACTACGGGTATGCCAGTAACACCGGGAATTGATTTTTCCGGGGGCACGGCAGTCACCCTTGACACTTCTGATACACGGGATCAGATCCAGGCAACCTTTGCCGGGTACCCGCTTACTGATATCAGTGAAGGCGTGAACAACGGGAAATTTTTAAAATTCAGCACAATGGATGACGCAAAATTCCAGTCGCTGACGGCCCTGATAACCCAGAAATATCCGGATGCAAAGATCGACCAGATCGGGGAATCTTTTGGAAAAACCCTGCAATACCAGGCTGTAATTGCGCTGATCTTTTCTTTTATCGGCATGGCAATCGTGATCTTCTTAGCATTCCGGACATTTGTCCCGGCAGCCGCTGTTGTTCTTTCGGCATTTGCTGACATGGTAATGACTGCAGCAGCGATGAACATTATCGGAATCCCCCTGACGCTGGGGACTGTTGCTGCACTGCTCATGCTTATCGGGTACTCCGTTGACAGTGATATCCTTCTCACCAACCGTGTTCTGAAGCGGCAGGGAAAGCTCAACGAAAAACTGACCGGAGCATTCCAGACCGGCATCATCATGACCTCGACTACTCTTGCGGCAACAGCGGCACTGTTTCTCGTTTCATGGTTTGGCTCGGTGCAGATACTTATGGAGATATCCGCAGTGCTTCTGCTCGGGCTGGTTTTTGATATCCTGAACACCTGGCTGACGAATGCCGGCATCCTGAAATGGTATGCCCAGAAAGGAGGTGCCAAATGA
- a CDS encoding DUF2551 domain-containing protein, giving the protein MRSPTEIRRVIEGRLQSYLSRDRTGIRREVLRLFVKIKSITIAEIVAELQKQFVVTFHAIASMVGIIASRIGILHATRNEDGVNRYELKDKYFDVVVRIVGVC; this is encoded by the coding sequence ATGAGATCTCCAACTGAGATCAGAAGAGTCATTGAAGGGCGCCTGCAATCCTACCTTTCCCGGGACAGGACTGGGATCCGGCGTGAAGTACTCCGGCTCTTTGTAAAGATCAAATCCATCACCATTGCAGAAATTGTTGCAGAATTGCAAAAGCAGTTTGTGGTAACATTTCATGCAATTGCATCCATGGTCGGCATCATTGCTTCCCGGATCGGTATCCTCCATGCAACGCGAAATGAGGATGGAGTGAACCGCTATGAACTCAAGGACAAATACTTTGATGTTGTTGTCAGGATTGTCGGCGTCTGCTGA
- a CDS encoding archease — protein sequence MSFEEISHTADVKIRAQASTLDALFTDAFLALMQVVYGTDRNDGIIKEIRIESDNIESLLCDFLSEVLFIAEVEGLVFSRAEIIIDHLHLAAVLYGESFDPLRHSSGTEVKGISYSGLVIRKDTNGYMLDILFDV from the coding sequence ATGAGTTTTGAAGAGATATCTCATACGGCGGATGTAAAAATCCGTGCTCAGGCTTCAACGCTCGATGCCCTTTTTACCGATGCTTTCCTTGCCCTTATGCAGGTTGTATATGGAACAGACCGTAATGATGGAATAATTAAAGAGATCCGGATCGAATCTGACAATATTGAATCACTCTTATGCGATTTTCTCTCAGAAGTACTCTTTATCGCTGAAGTTGAAGGACTGGTCTTTTCACGAGCAGAGATCATTATCGATCACCTGCATCTGGCTGCGGTTCTCTATGGGGAATCTTTTGATCCTTTACGACATTCATCGGGAACAGAAGTAAAAGGGATCTCCTATTCGGGACTTGTTATCAGGAAGGATACGAACGGATATATGCTGGATATCTTATTTGATGTATAG
- a CDS encoding RtcB family protein, with translation MLDGVRQTGVNEWEIPIGYVPGMRVAGKIFLSELLGKSLEPGALQQVANVATMPGIIGHSLAMPDIHWGYGFPIGGVAAFSLDEGVISPGGVGFDINCGVRLLTTPLAQKDISGRRDLIEELFKAVPTGVGGKSSLRISPKNLDGMMIKGASWAVDAGFGTKRDLVRCEEGGYMKQADSRAVSAKAKQRGVPQGGTLGSGNHFLEMQVVSEIFDTDAARAFGIRLGQICCMIHCGSRGLGHQVCTDHLKLLETATKKYHITLPDRQLACAPIQSPEGKEYFGAMAASANYAWANRQLITHTVRQVLSKMFRINYEDMPLVYDVAHNVAKFEEHGVDGKRMNVCVHRKGATRAFGPDSDDLPADLLKIGQPVIIPGSMGTSSFVLRGTKIAMEKTFGSTCHGAGRLMSRNQAKKQLSGKEVTANLLKAGIIVRAHSENAIADEAPEVYKSSDEVVGVVHDVGISRLVARLTPLGVIKG, from the coding sequence ATGCTTGACGGTGTGCGACAAACAGGAGTAAATGAATGGGAAATACCGATAGGGTATGTCCCGGGTATGAGGGTTGCGGGAAAAATTTTCCTGTCGGAGTTATTAGGAAAAAGCCTGGAACCCGGTGCGCTTCAGCAGGTTGCAAATGTTGCAACCATGCCCGGTATTATCGGCCATTCGCTTGCGATGCCGGATATCCACTGGGGTTATGGATTTCCGATTGGGGGCGTTGCAGCATTCAGTCTCGATGAAGGGGTAATCTCGCCGGGGGGTGTAGGATTTGATATCAACTGCGGGGTCCGGTTACTCACCACACCGCTTGCACAGAAAGATATTTCCGGGCGCCGCGACCTGATCGAAGAACTCTTTAAGGCAGTTCCAACCGGTGTTGGCGGCAAGAGTTCGCTCAGGATATCTCCCAAGAATCTCGATGGTATGATGATAAAAGGGGCAAGCTGGGCTGTCGATGCAGGTTTCGGTACCAAACGCGATCTTGTCCGCTGCGAAGAGGGTGGGTACATGAAGCAGGCTGACAGCCGTGCAGTATCGGCAAAAGCAAAACAGCGGGGTGTCCCTCAGGGAGGGACACTGGGATCCGGCAACCATTTTCTCGAAATGCAGGTTGTGAGCGAGATCTTCGATACGGATGCTGCCCGGGCATTCGGGATCCGGCTGGGCCAGATCTGTTGTATGATCCACTGCGGATCACGCGGACTTGGGCACCAGGTCTGCACCGATCATTTAAAACTCCTTGAAACTGCGACAAAAAAATATCATATCACCCTTCCGGATCGGCAACTTGCCTGTGCACCCATCCAGTCCCCAGAAGGAAAGGAATATTTTGGTGCAATGGCAGCTTCGGCAAATTATGCATGGGCAAACCGGCAGCTCATTACGCATACGGTGCGACAAGTTCTTTCAAAGATGTTCCGGATCAATTATGAAGATATGCCCCTGGTCTACGATGTGGCACATAATGTTGCAAAGTTCGAAGAGCATGGAGTTGATGGCAAACGCATGAACGTCTGCGTTCACCGCAAAGGTGCCACTCGTGCATTCGGCCCTGATTCCGATGACCTTCCTGCGGATCTGCTGAAAATCGGGCAGCCGGTAATCATTCCCGGCAGCATGGGTACATCTTCCTTTGTGCTGCGCGGAACAAAGATCGCAATGGAAAAGACTTTTGGCAGTACCTGTCATGGGGCCGGGCGTCTCATGAGCCGCAACCAGGCAAAAAAGCAATTGAGTGGAAAAGAGGTTACGGCAAATCTCCTGAAAGCAGGGATAATCGTACGGGCGCATAGTGAAAACGCAATCGCCGATGAAGCGCCGGAAGTCTATAAATCCAGCGATGAAGTCGTGGGTGTTGTGCATGATGTGGGAATTTCCCGGCTTGTCGCCCGTCTCACCCCCCTGGGTGTGATCAAGGGATGA
- a CDS encoding DUF2111 domain-containing protein, with protein MHRYTLSCNADAGDLEPVVLAVHELIHHLPVTAKSLEKDGIRVEDGKVIDRHYNGPILIEAIRTNHMIKIIPSSGAYKGVPVTVTPFRDRDGKAIGAIGVVDMTGIFDLATLMENQSAIIKQVCGKDPCPLPSEQIDSKR; from the coding sequence ATGCACCGTTATACCTTATCCTGCAATGCAGATGCCGGCGATCTCGAACCTGTTGTCCTTGCAGTTCACGAACTGATCCACCACCTTCCTGTTACGGCAAAATCACTCGAGAAGGACGGTATACGGGTTGAAGATGGAAAGGTTATCGATCGCCACTACAATGGCCCGATCCTTATAGAGGCAATCAGGACCAACCACATGATAAAAATAATTCCTTCAAGTGGAGCGTACAAGGGTGTTCCCGTAACAGTTACTCCTTTCAGAGACCGGGATGGAAAGGCAATCGGTGCAATAGGTGTTGTCGATATGACCGGAATTTTTGATCTTGCAACGCTTATGGAAAACCAGTCTGCGATAATAAAACAGGTGTGTGGCAAAGATCCGTGTCCGCTTCCTTCAGAACAAATTGATTCCAAACGGTGA
- a CDS encoding biotin--[acetyl-CoA-carboxylase] ligase: protein MSDSAFKVLEILERTIAPISGEMISNELGVTRSAVWKHIKELRQMGYDIQSSQKEGYKLMHSSSKLLPYEIHKKLHTQIIGKNIRYFQHTPSTNSVGKQICSEGDPKKLHGTVIIAEEQTGGVGRMGRAWISPAGGIWITIVLKPQVPIDHIFMITMAGSIAVARAIRKEFDLGALIKWPNDIFIGKKKVGGLLLEMSAESDTLHYCLVGIGIDVNNPVKDFTLDLQRDITSISAELGHEIDRASFLARILREFENRYQLVESGEYESITQEWKSLSATLESRVQIRTLKNSFEGEAIDIDEYGALIVRKDNGKLERVIAGDCYQQ, encoded by the coding sequence ATGTCTGATTCCGCCTTTAAAGTGCTTGAGATTCTTGAACGAACTATTGCACCGATATCCGGAGAAATGATCAGCAATGAACTGGGAGTCACCCGTTCAGCGGTCTGGAAGCACATAAAAGAACTACGCCAGATGGGATACGACATCCAGTCATCCCAGAAGGAAGGCTACAAGCTCATGCATTCCAGCAGCAAGCTCCTTCCCTATGAAATTCATAAGAAACTCCATACCCAGATCATTGGTAAAAACATCCGTTATTTCCAGCATACACCTTCCACGAACAGTGTGGGAAAACAGATCTGTTCCGAGGGCGATCCGAAAAAGCTCCATGGCACAGTTATCATTGCAGAAGAGCAGACCGGCGGTGTCGGCCGAATGGGGCGGGCATGGATCTCCCCCGCTGGGGGAATCTGGATCACGATTGTTTTAAAACCACAGGTTCCTATCGACCACATCTTTATGATCACGATGGCAGGTTCCATTGCCGTGGCACGGGCAATAAGGAAGGAGTTCGATCTCGGGGCGCTGATCAAATGGCCCAATGACATATTTATCGGGAAAAAGAAGGTCGGGGGGTTGCTCCTTGAGATGTCGGCAGAATCAGACACCCTTCATTACTGCCTTGTCGGTATTGGGATCGATGTCAACAACCCGGTCAAGGATTTCACCTTGGACCTTCAGAGGGATATCACATCCATCAGCGCTGAACTCGGACATGAGATCGACCGTGCCTCATTCCTTGCCCGTATCTTACGGGAGTTCGAGAACCGGTATCAGTTGGTAGAAAGCGGGGAGTATGAATCTATCACGCAGGAATGGAAGAGCCTCTCTGCCACACTCGAGAGCCGCGTCCAGATTCGTACTCTCAAAAACAGTTTTGAAGGCGAAGCGATTGATATCGATGAATACGGCGCTCTTATTGTCCGAAAAGATAACGGGAAGCTGGAGCGGGTCATAGCTGGCGATTGTTATCAGCAGTAA